Proteins encoded in a region of the Gammaproteobacteria bacterium genome:
- the metF gene encoding methylenetetrahydrofolate reductase [NAD(P)H], with protein MNGNHKTGPSANFSIEFFPPRTNEGQEKLLAVHDSLAELGPEFFSITYGAGGSTREGTRKTVLALKERGSCVAPHLSFGGSSDEDIAQLLHTYKQAGINRLVALRGDIPSGFGSASQYRYASELVSFVRRETGDHFHIDVACYPEIHPAARTYQSDIDFFKVKVDAGASSAITQYFYNPDAYFYFVEQCTKAGITIPIVPGIMPITNYEKLAKFSASCGAEIPRWIQQRLQDFGDDTDSLRSYGLDVVTKLCEKLLAGGAPGLHFYAMNQAGSVRSIWRNLDLSSRHA; from the coding sequence TTGAACGGCAACCATAAAACCGGTCCATCGGCCAACTTCAGCATCGAATTTTTCCCGCCCCGGACCAATGAGGGGCAGGAGAAACTGCTGGCCGTGCATGACAGTCTTGCGGAGCTTGGCCCCGAGTTCTTTTCTATCACTTATGGCGCCGGTGGCTCGACGCGGGAGGGCACCCGAAAGACCGTGCTGGCGCTGAAAGAGCGGGGTTCCTGTGTAGCCCCGCATCTTTCTTTTGGTGGTTCCAGCGACGAGGACATCGCGCAGCTGCTGCACACCTATAAGCAGGCCGGCATCAACCGGCTGGTCGCGCTGCGGGGAGACATTCCTTCCGGGTTCGGTTCCGCCAGTCAATACCGGTACGCCAGCGAACTGGTCAGTTTTGTGCGCCGGGAAACCGGTGATCATTTTCACATCGATGTCGCCTGCTACCCGGAAATCCATCCCGCGGCCAGGACGTATCAGAGCGACATCGATTTCTTCAAGGTCAAGGTGGATGCCGGCGCCAGCTCGGCCATCACCCAGTACTTCTATAACCCGGATGCCTATTTTTATTTCGTAGAGCAATGCACCAAAGCCGGCATTACTATTCCGATAGTGCCCGGCATTATGCCTATCACCAACTACGAAAAGCTGGCCAAGTTCAGCGCCAGTTGTGGTGCGGAAATACCCCGCTGGATCCAGCAGCGGTTGCAGGATTTCGGCGACGACACTGACAGCCTGCGCAGCTACGGACTCGACGTCGTCACGAAGCTGTGTGAAAAATTATTGGCCGGGGGGGCACCGGGGCTGCATTTTTACGCCATGAACCAGGCCGGCAGCGTCCGCAGCATATGGCGAAATCTGGATCTTTCCAGCCGGCACGCTTGA
- a CDS encoding DUF3391 domain-containing protein: protein MSSSHKTTASKPQEHWIQIHVRDLVLGMFIIELDRPWRDTPFPINGFHLRKFDQIQTLRALCHKVYIDPAKGASPRSKEPTKLTILSSARKRAPESQELKVNPEVYPRSRAVKHEIDNAARLYSQLEDALTRAIENAREHRPLGIEELYRLGRETIACVIRNPDGFIWFLNTSEEGNCLLKHSIRASVWATVFACHVGFPKSDIEALFIGTLLADIGMAKFAEDFVRQSGPFTRQEYVDYQKHVGIGVDILRNEDDIDPQIINIVRAHHERHDGRGFPRRKRGEQISLPARIANLAYSYERLLKRSSQADLSPATAVSRIYKQRKIKFADQLVYEFIKAIGMFPAGSVVELATGEIGIVTEQNANERLTPKITVVTTARKQLKKNFEQINQGANKDQTLVKSITRSLKRGSYEIDPARFTNDLFGKRIGLGKRFGLRF, encoded by the coding sequence ATGTCCAGCAGTCATAAAACTACCGCCTCCAAACCCCAGGAACACTGGATTCAGATACATGTGCGTGATCTGGTACTGGGTATGTTCATCATCGAACTGGATCGCCCCTGGCGGGATACGCCATTTCCGATCAACGGTTTCCATTTGCGCAAGTTCGATCAGATACAGACCCTGCGCGCACTCTGCCACAAGGTGTATATCGATCCTGCCAAGGGAGCAAGCCCTCGCAGTAAAGAGCCGACCAAGCTCACCATCCTGAGCAGCGCCCGCAAAAGAGCCCCGGAGTCACAGGAACTCAAGGTGAATCCGGAGGTTTATCCACGCTCCAGGGCGGTGAAGCATGAAATAGACAATGCCGCCAGGCTCTATTCTCAATTGGAGGATGCCCTGACCCGTGCGATAGAGAATGCCCGTGAGCACCGTCCTCTTGGAATCGAAGAGCTGTACCGGTTGGGACGTGAAACCATTGCCTGCGTTATTCGAAACCCGGATGGCTTTATCTGGTTTCTGAATACCAGCGAAGAAGGGAACTGTCTTTTAAAACACAGTATACGCGCCTCTGTCTGGGCGACAGTTTTTGCCTGTCATGTGGGATTCCCAAAGAGTGACATAGAGGCACTGTTTATCGGGACTCTGCTGGCGGATATCGGTATGGCAAAATTCGCTGAGGACTTTGTCCGTCAGAGCGGGCCATTCACCCGCCAGGAATATGTCGATTATCAGAAACACGTGGGCATTGGTGTGGATATCCTGCGTAACGAGGATGACATTGATCCACAGATAATCAATATCGTACGTGCTCATCACGAGCGCCATGATGGCAGAGGTTTTCCACGCCGCAAGCGGGGTGAACAGATTTCCCTTCCGGCCCGGATTGCCAACCTGGCTTACAGTTATGAACGTCTGCTCAAGCGCTCTTCCCAGGCTGATCTGTCACCAGCTACTGCCGTGAGCCGGATCTACAAGCAGCGTAAAATCAAATTTGCCGATCAACTGGTCTATGAGTTCATCAAGGCGATCGGCATGTTCCCCGCTGGCTCTGTGGTGGAGCTCGCAACGGGTGAGATCGGTATTGTGACAGAGCAGAATGCGAACGAGCGGCTAACGCCAAAAATAACTGTGGTGACGACGGCACGAAAACAGCTTAAGAAAAATTTCGAGCAGATCAACCAGGGTGCAAACAAAGATCAGACGCTGGTGAAATCAATAACCCGTAGCCTGAAGCGCGGCAGTTATGAAATAGATCCAGCACGCTTCACCAATGATCTGTTTGGCAAACGCATTGGCCTGGGAAAACGCTTCGGTCTGCGGTTCTGA
- the ahcY gene encoding adenosylhomocysteinase, whose translation MNSLSTQQAEIIKEDYKVADISLADYGRREITLAEAEMPALMSLRRKYAADRPLAGAKILGCIHMTVQTAVLIETLVELGAEVRWSSCNIFSTQDHAAACIAASGIAVYAWKGQTEEEGEWCIEQTILKDGQPWDANMILDDGGDLTAMVHDKYPQLLANIHGITEETTTGVHRLVEMLEKGTLKVPAINVNDSVTKSKNDNKYGCRHSLNDGIKRGTDMLLSGRHALVVGYGDVGKGSAQSLRQEGMIVKISEIDPICAMQACMDGFEVVSPFVDGINTGSLEGINQRLLGAMDLIVTTTGNVNVCDKFMLQSTKSGAVICNIGHFDNEIDTKFMRDNWTWEEIKPQVHKIYRQDPETNPDDYLILLSEGRLINLGNATGHPSRIMDGSFANQVLAQIHLYEKAFASQSDEYKQANLTVEVLPKKLDEEVAALMVSGFGGVITRLTDRQAEYINVPLTGPFKTDSYKY comes from the coding sequence ATGAACAGTTTATCGACCCAGCAAGCCGAAATAATCAAAGAGGATTACAAAGTTGCCGACATCAGCCTGGCTGACTACGGGCGGCGCGAGATCACCCTGGCCGAAGCGGAGATGCCGGCCCTGATGTCCTTACGCCGCAAGTATGCCGCCGACAGACCGCTGGCCGGCGCAAAGATTCTTGGTTGTATCCACATGACGGTACAGACTGCCGTATTGATCGAAACCCTGGTGGAACTGGGGGCAGAGGTCCGCTGGTCTTCGTGCAATATTTTTTCCACCCAGGACCACGCGGCGGCCTGTATCGCGGCTTCGGGTATCGCTGTTTATGCCTGGAAAGGTCAGACTGAAGAAGAAGGCGAGTGGTGTATCGAGCAGACTATCCTGAAGGATGGTCAGCCCTGGGATGCCAATATGATTCTTGACGATGGCGGCGACCTCACTGCCATGGTGCACGACAAATACCCGCAGCTGTTGGCGAATATCCACGGCATTACCGAGGAAACCACTACCGGTGTGCATCGACTGGTGGAGATGCTGGAGAAAGGCACTCTCAAAGTGCCTGCAATCAATGTCAATGATTCTGTCACCAAGTCCAAGAACGACAACAAGTACGGCTGCCGCCATAGCCTCAACGACGGCATCAAGCGTGGTACCGATATGTTGCTGTCCGGACGACACGCGCTGGTGGTGGGTTATGGCGACGTAGGCAAGGGTTCCGCCCAGAGCCTGCGCCAGGAAGGCATGATCGTGAAGATCTCCGAGATCGACCCGATCTGCGCCATGCAGGCCTGCATGGACGGCTTCGAGGTGGTGTCCCCCTTCGTGGACGGCATCAATACCGGCAGCCTGGAAGGCATCAACCAGCGTCTGCTCGGCGCCATGGATCTGATCGTCACAACCACGGGCAATGTCAATGTCTGCGACAAGTTTATGCTGCAGAGCACCAAGTCCGGCGCCGTAATCTGTAACATCGGGCACTTTGATAATGAAATCGATACCAAGTTCATGCGCGACAACTGGACCTGGGAGGAAATCAAGCCCCAGGTGCACAAGATCTATCGCCAGGACCCTGAAACCAATCCTGATGATTACCTGATTCTGCTGTCCGAAGGCCGCCTGATCAACCTGGGCAACGCCACCGGCCACCCGTCACGGATCATGGATGGCTCCTTTGCCAACCAGGTGCTGGCGCAGATTCACCTGTACGAAAAGGCCTTTGCCAGCCAGTCAGACGAATACAAACAGGCAAATCTGACGGTGGAAGTACTGCCCAAGAAGCTGGACGAAGAAGTAGCGGCCCTCATGGTGAGCGGGTTCGGCGGTGTCATTACCAGGCTTACCGACCGCCAGGCAGAATACATCAACGTGCCACTCACCGGCCCCTTTAAAACTGACAGCTACAAATACTAG
- a CDS encoding 16S rRNA (uracil(1498)-N(3))-methyltransferase — protein sequence MRRSRLFQQQKLAQGTTVTLDREGAHYLGRVLRLKAGDKVNLFNSEDGEFSATLIHSDRHRVTVQLDDSAVNLTDPQLAVNLGLGLSRGERFDYAIQKSTELGVVRIIPLVTENCEVRLAGDRSEKKLTHWQRVAISACEQCGRSVVPTLAEPVDLTRWLADNRGGLLLDASGDPGLPDTVPAQPLNLLIGPEGGFSEQEVNLARQHDYQVIRLGPRILRTETAPVVALSLLQYLFGDLGK from the coding sequence ATGCGGCGTTCCAGGTTATTCCAGCAGCAAAAGCTGGCGCAGGGTACCACCGTAACCCTGGATCGTGAGGGAGCCCATTACCTGGGTCGGGTACTGCGCCTGAAAGCGGGTGACAAGGTAAACCTCTTCAACAGCGAAGACGGGGAATTCTCCGCTACCCTGATCCACAGTGACAGGCACCGGGTGACCGTTCAGCTGGATGACTCTGCAGTGAACCTGACTGACCCGCAACTGGCTGTCAATCTGGGCCTGGGTCTGTCCCGCGGTGAACGTTTCGACTACGCGATCCAGAAGTCTACCGAACTGGGAGTGGTCCGGATTATACCGTTAGTTACAGAAAACTGCGAGGTCCGCCTTGCTGGGGACCGTTCGGAAAAGAAACTGACGCACTGGCAACGGGTCGCCATCAGTGCCTGCGAACAATGCGGTCGTAGCGTCGTGCCAACGCTGGCTGAACCTGTTGATCTGACCCGCTGGCTGGCGGACAACCGGGGTGGCTTACTACTCGATGCCAGTGGCGACCCCGGCCTGCCGGATACGGTTCCTGCGCAACCGTTGAATCTGCTGATCGGGCCTGAAGGAGGGTTCAGCGAACAGGAAGTGAATCTGGCCCGTCAGCATGACTACCAGGTGATTAGGCTGGGCCCGAGAATCCTCCGCACCGAGACAGCCCCGGTGGTTGCCCTGTCACTGCTGCAGTATCTCTTCGGGGATCTGGGGAAATGA
- the glnK gene encoding P-II family nitrogen regulator, whose product MKLVTAIIKPFKLDDVREALSEIGVQGITVTEVKGFGRQKGHTELYRGAEYVVDFLPKVKLEVAIGDSLLDQTLEAITKAANTGKIGDGKIFVSDLSQIIRIRTGETGEEAV is encoded by the coding sequence ATGAAATTAGTGACGGCTATCATTAAGCCATTCAAGCTGGACGATGTCCGCGAGGCATTGTCCGAAATCGGGGTACAGGGCATCACCGTAACCGAGGTCAAAGGGTTTGGTCGCCAGAAGGGCCATACCGAACTCTATCGGGGTGCTGAGTACGTCGTGGATTTCCTGCCTAAAGTGAAACTCGAAGTAGCTATCGGTGATTCCCTGCTTGACCAGACTCTGGAAGCCATAACCAAGGCGGCCAATACCGGCAAGATCGGCGACGGCAAGATTTTCGTTTCCGACCTTTCGCAGATCATTCGAATCCGCACAGGCGAAACCGGAGAAGAGGCGGTATAG
- a CDS encoding ammonium transporter, which produces MENQIFELQYAMDTFYFLICGALVMWMAAGFAMLEAGLVRAKNTTEILTKNVALFAIACTMYLVCGYQLMYDGGIFLSGVTTVAQMDDAAIAQVLADSAEAGFDGDSVYSGASDFFFQVVFVATAMSIVSGAVAERMKLWAFLGFAVVMTGVIYPVEGGWTWGGKDVPFIGALSYSDYAGSGIVHLAGATAALAGVLLLGPRKGKYGKDGSIKPIPGANMPLATLGTFILWMGWFGFNGGSTLKLGGIGVANEVANVFLNTNAAAAGGLIASMIVSRLMFGKTDLTMCLNGALAGLVAITAEPADPSPLLATIIGAIGGVIVVFSIVALDKLKIDDPVGAISVHGTVGLFGIFAVLFSDSDATFVGQLVGTLVIFGWVFATSIIVWLVLKTVVGLRVSEEEEDEGLDISDCGIEAYPEFVTAK; this is translated from the coding sequence GTGGAAAACCAAATTTTTGAATTGCAGTATGCAATGGATACGTTTTACTTTCTCATATGCGGCGCATTAGTGATGTGGATGGCCGCCGGCTTCGCCATGCTGGAGGCGGGCCTGGTACGGGCCAAGAACACCACCGAGATTCTGACCAAGAATGTCGCGTTGTTCGCCATTGCCTGTACCATGTACCTGGTTTGCGGCTATCAGCTGATGTACGACGGCGGCATTTTCCTGTCCGGCGTCACAACAGTGGCCCAGATGGACGATGCGGCTATCGCCCAGGTGCTTGCCGATTCGGCTGAAGCCGGTTTCGACGGTGATTCAGTCTATTCCGGTGCCTCGGACTTCTTCTTCCAGGTGGTATTTGTTGCCACTGCCATGTCGATCGTTTCCGGCGCCGTGGCAGAGCGGATGAAGCTGTGGGCCTTCCTGGGCTTTGCGGTGGTCATGACCGGGGTTATCTATCCGGTTGAGGGCGGCTGGACCTGGGGTGGCAAGGATGTGCCTTTTATTGGTGCTCTGAGCTATAGCGACTATGCCGGTTCCGGTATCGTGCACCTGGCTGGCGCAACGGCGGCACTGGCTGGCGTTCTGCTGCTTGGTCCGCGTAAGGGCAAGTACGGTAAAGACGGCTCTATCAAACCCATTCCCGGCGCCAACATGCCACTGGCCACCCTCGGCACTTTCATTCTCTGGATGGGCTGGTTCGGTTTCAACGGCGGTTCTACCCTCAAGCTGGGTGGTATCGGTGTCGCCAACGAAGTCGCCAACGTGTTCCTGAACACCAACGCCGCTGCTGCCGGTGGTCTGATAGCTTCCATGATCGTGTCACGCCTGATGTTCGGCAAGACTGACCTGACCATGTGTCTGAACGGCGCACTGGCCGGCCTGGTCGCCATCACTGCTGAGCCTGCAGATCCTTCTCCGCTGCTGGCAACCATCATCGGCGCCATCGGTGGCGTGATCGTAGTGTTCAGCATCGTGGCATTGGACAAGTTGAAAATCGATGATCCGGTCGGTGCGATCTCCGTGCACGGTACGGTTGGTCTTTTCGGTATCTTCGCTGTCCTGTTCTCGGATTCCGATGCGACCTTTGTTGGACAGCTTGTGGGCACCCTCGTCATCTTCGGCTGGGTATTCGCCACTAGCATAATCGTCTGGCTGGTTCTCAAGACGGTTGTGGGTCTGCGGGTTTCCGAGGAAGAGGAAGACGAAGGTCTCGATATCTCCGACTGCGGAATCGAAGCTTACCCGGAATTCGTAACTGCCAAGTAA